GGTAGAAGAGATATTCGAcaattcttaattttttttctttgcatgTAAATAAAAGCTTGTCCATAAGGccaaatagaaaaatattcttgtttccTTTATATTAACACCCTTTAAAAATGAAGGGTCGGAAggtagagattttttttttttttttgtaaatattttttctcttcatccCAGTTTCTCGCAGTGAAAAACTGAAGTAGATTTTATTCAACCTTATATAAAAGATTGATTTTATTCCCAGGAGATTATTGGTGTCTTaaatttacagaatttgtaccaaaattcctgattttgtgcaaaaccaaacaaatttaggttgttatttgtttgcttgaggacaaaattgataaaaagtttttgagtaGACACTGATTTTAATTGGGACGGTCGGGTTAccggaaacacaaatattttttggtATGGCCTAAATATTCAAATCAAAGACAAATCTATTCAAATGGAAAAGGTTTTGCCAGTACAATTAAATgttgaaactttaaaaaatatgtaaacaattattTTGTACTTCAGTTTATTAATTAACTCCATTGAACCATTGCTCTGAAGCACTTTGAACTTAAATTCACAACCAATCCATTGAAGATTAAGTAGTTAGGGCAAAGAGAAAATAGTGATTTTTACCAACACTGTATCATGTTCTTTTCCAGTGTGTACATCAGTGATGCTGTTTGTATTTGGAGGTATGGATGAAAAGCTATTATCGGTTTCGGACATGAAATTGCCTCATCATGTGTCGCGGCGTTCGGCCCCAAACAATTCCTATTACTCTCCACATAATGAACCTGCTGGGGATTTTCTTAAGGAGGATCGAGTTGCAGAGCATTGTCATTTACCTGACATCCCTGCCCTAGGAATGGAAggttagttttaaaaaaagttaCATCAAAATGTAGTTAGATGAatcaatttcaatgttttttaaattaattaagcTGTATTAAATAAACTTGTGTGACATTTAAGTGGTTTGTAGCTGACATGTAGAATTGTATGTTTAAGTAACAATTACCTTGGCTTCGAggtcaaaattcatttttcaaataACTCTCGTccatgttattattttaaaacttgATAAATTCAATCATCCCTTTGCGAATCTCAGATAACAAATCAATGGATATATGAGATCCTTAAAAGTATACAAATTACAAATAGTTGTTAAATAGCTGTGATATAAAGGTCAAAGATCAAAATGAAGTACATTAACtacagtataatacatatatataaaggcGTTCGTCAAGGTGAGATTGTCTCAACACTTTGCCAAACCATTAAGGGCAAAAGAAATTCATATGAATCTTTGCTctacaaaaatatgtatgtttttgttcaCAAAAGTAAATTTCTAATTTCTCATTTCATGAAACAGTGTTATATATCAAAGGCATTTACATGTAGAAAGGTGTCATAAGGAAGAACCTTACACTTTTTTAAGGTTGGTCAAAAGAATCGGAATTTGTACAGAGTAGATCATCAAAACAGCACGGAAAATAAATTTAGGAAGAAAATATGATATCTATGAAAGATATGTGTCACTGGCCTGCTTGGTTTGATATATACTGCTCATCAGTgctggatcaatatatcgatataccGATATGTATCGGTTTTCACCAGTGTATCGAATATCGATAcgcaaacatgctgtatatcgctGTATTGTTTTAACAACTCAACCTACTGTTTTCGTTATAGAAATAggaaatttcaaacaaaatttattctaaaacattattcaagtaagagcatttcaatcaaaaggaagtgtttaaagcatctgtatcacctagatggattagaaatgccttttcataactaagaatacaaattgacagaaattaattaacacagatgTTAACTCAAATAAAACGTTTGGTAGGTTTTTTTTCCAggttatagaatgttttatcaaaatagtcttttattgtcacaatattcaaaacacaatggtcagctgaatttgaaaaagaggtccactgtatcgtcaatacgtatcgtttattgtttcagtgtattgtcaatatgtatcgaatcgttttagaccttccaatacccagcTCTACTGCTCATAGTAGGGGAGTACTTTATAATGATTGAGTGTTGTCACCTGGTATGTTTATCATATCCATGTAACTGGCCTTTCAGGCTAACATCAGAGCACCtgtctgtatatagatatactgTCTGTCAGAAGTGATATAAAAACTGCACTGTCAGGATAAACCCATCATCAATGTTATGATAACAGACCTCGCAGTGTGGCACACACTGTACAGAACATAAAAACCGAAAATAATAAACAGTTTTACTCGGACTGCTTTCCCAGAATGAAAGATagatataattattaaaaatgcATGATCAGATTTAAAAAGTCAAATCATCAAATAGAAATTAGGAATAGGAAATATTCCCTACAATCATTATTcacaaatgtgtatatatatataatatgaatatttgGCCGCATACCTGGTATTTTATGTATATCCCcaaaaaacattcaaatatatttaattatgcAGGTAATGGGGAAAACTCATTAAAACATTGGTAATTAAAGTCCTTTATTTTTTCCTTtagataaaaatgatatacatatgtactttttaaacttttaaatactaaaagtttgaaatgtcagataaattatttattttattttaaatttcatttagaTTATTTATGCCTAGCCCGTCATAGTGTCTTTAGGAAAACATgtacttatttatttttgacATGAGATCCTTGTATggatttagataaaaaaaaatacttttgtcAGTTTTCTGTAGCTATCggtttaaaatgaaaatattcagtAAATCTTTTGATATTTAGTAGGATGGGCAGGTTTTAACACTTAATTATTCAAATGCATTAcctatattgcattttgtaaacATTTGCTTTTTCAGCATAAAAtgaactttttgaaaatttaaatatttatggaTAAATTCCTAGTGTTTACTTTGATTTTCTTTTAATGTGTCATTGAAAAATGTATAAAGATGGTGCATCAATGTGACGTGATAGTGGCGTTGCATTTTctatcaagataaaaaaaattaaaaaacattaatgatGCACTGGATGATTTGACCTTCGTACCCCACCCATAACATATAGTATTGGTTAAATGTTTTAAGTGTctgacaaatattttttattgtcatttcaGGTTTCTATGAAAAGGAAAAATACACATTGGAACAAGTACATGTGATCTTATCGTCAGGGGAGACGACTCCTCATCAACTTCACCCTGACCTTCCTGTTGCTGACTGCCGCTACAATTCTTACACCACTGGAACTCTTCAGGACTTTCCAAATATAGTCAATAGTTATATCAGGGCAAACAAAGCACAGACAAAATTTAACAAGTACACCATATCAAATGAACAAAAATGTCCCCCTGggcagttgtctccccttgggATGACAAAGATACATCAGCATGGACGATATATACGTGATATATATTCAGAATCATTGAAATCTAGATTAGATATACATCATTCCAGTAAATGGTTGAAGGTGGTGAGTGGGGAGGATCCGAGCTCATTCCATTCAACTCTATCTTATCTTAGTGGATTTCTGCCACAGAAACACCTCCATAGAGTTCACATTGAGAAAGTCACAAACCATCTGTGTGACTGGTCCAAGTCAGATTGCCATTGTCCAAGAATGGACCGCTCAGCGTCATTTTCTATGGATAATGTCGCAACGCTGATACAGAACCAGAAATTGGGAAACAAGGACAAGTCATTCAAAAGGTTTATCAAAAGTTTTTTGGGAAGAAATCTGAGTGCTGTGCAAGCTTTCAGCCAACTGTCTCCTCTAATATGTGATAAAGTACTTGCTCCGataggttgtcatggtaaccattGTTGGAATGTATCTAGGTTACATGTAGTCAAACTTTTCCAAGCAATAGACAAACACTTAGAAGACTGGATGACTAACCGTCCTAACATAGAACAGAGCCGCCTTCATATGTATCCTTTTCTTACTTCGTTGTTGAAATCCTTCAAACAAGCTCATATACGGACATCTCCCAGGCTTTTCATTTACACCAGTAATGAAGAATTTATGCTTCAACTTTTGACAGCCATAGAGAACAAACTGGGCAAATTTCCACGTCCGGGTTCCCGCCTTGTCTTTGAACTTCTGTCAACAACAAAGCAAGAGAAAAAACAGTACTTTTTGCGTGTGCTTTTCAATGGCCGTGATGTAACTAACGACATTCCGCTCTGCAGTCGACGTAACGCTGATAGAATATGTCCACTGAAATACTTTGTAGACTTTCACAGTTTGAATTTTAGAAACATGTTTTCACTTTCAAGTTACACAGAAAGATGTTTATGATGATTTCTATATAATACCCTGATAACATTTACTGATAGGCTGTTTAAATCACCTTTCGTACATTGTCTGCAGTCAATCCATTCATCCTCCTTTTCTCCCTGTCTTCTGTCAGTCCTTTTGGACATCCTGTTCTTTTTGtctgtctgtaaacaattttatTACTCAGGGGATGATAGAAACAGTGTTCTCCCTTAAGGATTTTTTCCTACTGGTCCTAAGGACCAGctgaccctaaaagttactggtcctgatTGAAAGTTACTGGCCtttacaaagttacaattcaaccttgtagtttatataattactagcaaagtaatagttttactaacaaaatatatctgcatATCCGGATTAGTATCGTAGGCTTTGAACAATGATGAATGAAAACCAGAATATAacgaaaatttgttttgtacaataTGAATTTCGACCTTTCTACAATTATACTGCCATCTTTGTTTGGTGTATCTTCTATCTCGAAGTTGACCAGCAACAAGGTAAAAATTGTCAATCTGACTATGAAGTTGCCGGTCACGGGCAGATGGACAGGCATTAATTTTGAACGCTGGATAGAAAGATCTTTCCCATTTCTTTGTTTGCAGTTTCTATAATGCTCTGAATGGTCTTTATTTCTGccttttgggaccaatcagacATCCATGTATGTAGTTAACTGGTCTTCTTGAAATTTAACATTGtggttataaatattatttctcagaaagtattgaagaaaagatatttctgtttattttttattgtagaaTTCCCATGGACCATAGTTCCACAATATTATTCCATTTTAAGACTGAGTAGAAACAATTGGGAGGATggattttcaatttaatttacatttatatctttCTGTGGGTTTTTATATTGCATACTTATTTCTTATGTAATTTAAAAGCAAAAAGAAAACAGCTTTGTTTCTTCCAACACACCAATGTTTCACATATCtgtgtaacagggtgcaggatttacaataaattttatacctgcctctgccagggtcgaattcgggacctctggatctgacgctcaaccgatcgagctaaagagaagttctccctagccgagcgatatattgcggctagtattgaccagggttacatactccccctccaggaatcaactcgtcctcgagtttccaggggtcacaatgattccttcgcaggtatcacgaagtatcattcccgagtccctacatcTGTGCTATGGATGTTAGGATACACAGATTTATTGATGTCATCATCACATGGTGGAACATTGATCCATCATCAGCTCTGAACATCTATTGTTCTAGTACATGTGTTTCTCTTGACAGAAAATGTTATACGCAGAAAAAGAGGATATAGCCAATTATCTTCATCAAGTCCATTAGATTTTATTACCAGGATACAGTATTTAACTGAGGAGTTATAGGATGAGCATAAGGTATTAAGATAGACATTTGTACTTTTTTTAGTTGGTTGAAATGTCTTGTATTTCTAAATGAAGTATATGTGTATGAAGTTAAA
The nucleotide sequence above comes from Argopecten irradians isolate NY chromosome 1, Ai_NY, whole genome shotgun sequence. Encoded proteins:
- the LOC138315668 gene encoding 2-phosphoxylose phosphatase 1-like isoform X2; the protein is MEYDKYTFESSSSTTKSRHPYRLYTMFNDNGFTQSELHPKYGKYNQRRTLCIYAVLTGFFVVCTSVMLFVFGGMDEKLLSVSDMKLPHHVSRRSAPNNSYYSPHNEPAGDFLKEDRVAEHCHLPDIPALGMEGFYEKEKYTLEQVHVILSSGETTPHQLHPDLPVADCRYNSYTTGTLQDFPNIVNSYIRANKAQTKFNKYTISNEQKCPPGQLSPLGMTKIHQHGRYIRDIYSESLKSRLDIHHSSKWLKVVSGEDPSSFHSTLSYLSGFLPQKHLHRVHIEKVTNHLCDWSKSDCHCPRMDRSASFSMDNVATLIQNQKLGNKDKSFKRFIKSFLGRNLSAVQAFSQLSPLICDKVLAPIGCHGNHCWNVSRLHVVKLFQAIDKHLEDWMTNRPNIEQSRLHMYPFLTSLLKSFKQAHIRTSPRLFIYTSNEEFMLQLLTAIENKLGKFPRPGSRLVFELLSTTKQEKKQYFLRVLFNGRDVTNDIPLCSRRNADRICPLKYFVDFHSLNFRNMFSLSSYTERCL
- the LOC138315668 gene encoding 2-phosphoxylose phosphatase 1-like isoform X1, which translates into the protein MEYDKYTFESSSCTTKSRHPYRLYTMFNDNGFTQSELHPKYGKYNQKRTLCIYAVLTGFFVVCTSVMLFVFGGMDEKLLSVSDMKLPHHVSRRSAPNNSYYSPHNEPAGDFLKEDRVAEHCHLPDIPALGMEGFYEKEKYTLEQVHVILSSGETTPHQLHPDLPVADCRYNSYTTGTLQDFPNIVNSYIRANKAQTKFNKYTISNEQKCPPGQLSPLGMTKIHQHGRYIRDIYSESLKSRLDIHHSSKWLKVVSGEDPSSFHSTLSYLSGFLPQKHLHRVHIEKVTNHLCDWSKSDCHCPRMDRSASFSMDNVATLIQNQKLGNKDKSFKRFIKSFLGRNLSAVQAFSQLSPLICDKVLAPIGCHGNHCWNVSRLHVVKLFQAIDKHLEDWMTNRPNIEQSRLHMYPFLTSLLKSFKQAHIRTSPRLFIYTSNEEFMLQLLTAIENKLGKFPRPGSRLVFELLSTTKQEKKQYFLRVLFNGRDVTNDIPLCSRRNADRICPLKYFVDFHSLNFRNMFSLSSYTERCL